A genomic region of Luteolibacter arcticus contains the following coding sequences:
- a CDS encoding sigma-70 family RNA polymerase sigma factor, translating to MHDDAPTPEEAHTAQVQGLFLQYQPAVRGFILSMIPDFSQADDVMQETFLTVTRKAATFEIGTSFAAWVKTIARFKALEAIRARRFESLSEEVLQALGTEPRELRADSDERLALLRTCLDQLAPQARRSIDFRYHNEHLPPQIADLMGCTVQSVNVTLSRARAFLRDCVQRKMAATPS from the coding sequence ATGCACGACGACGCGCCCACTCCCGAGGAAGCCCACACCGCCCAGGTGCAGGGGCTATTCCTGCAGTATCAGCCGGCGGTGCGTGGCTTCATCCTCTCGATGATCCCGGATTTCTCGCAGGCGGATGATGTGATGCAGGAGACCTTCCTCACCGTCACGCGCAAGGCGGCGACATTCGAGATCGGCACCAGTTTCGCGGCGTGGGTGAAGACCATCGCACGCTTCAAGGCGCTGGAGGCGATCCGCGCACGGCGCTTCGAAAGCCTTTCGGAGGAGGTCCTGCAAGCACTCGGCACCGAGCCTCGCGAATTGCGGGCCGACTCCGACGAGCGGCTCGCGCTGCTGCGCACTTGCCTCGATCAACTCGCCCCGCAGGCGCGCCGGTCCATCGACTTCCGCTACCACAATGAGCACCTGCCACCACAGATCGCGGACCTGATGGGCTGCACCGTGCAGTCGGTGAACGTGACTCTTTCCCGCGCGCGCGCTTTCCTCCGCGACTGCGTGCAGCGCAAGATGGCCGCCACTCCCTCTTAA
- a CDS encoding pirin family protein: MKTKANTETNTDTGLTIRRSGERGHVDHGWLDSRFTFSFADYYDPAHMGFRSLRVINDDRVAPGGGFPTHPHRDMEIFSYILEGSLAHQDSMGNARTLTPGQIQLMSAGSGVTHSEFNPSASETAHLLQIWILPRQRGLTPRYTEWTPTPEQEAASKVLVVSPDGRDSSATIAQDADIYRLKLQPGETVTHALSPGRGLWLHLIRGEAELNGAGIFPGDAASSERAADYTVTAGSEPVEALLFDLGA, from the coding sequence GTGAAAACGAAAGCGAACACGGAAACGAACACAGACACCGGCCTCACCATCCGCCGCTCCGGCGAGCGCGGTCACGTCGACCACGGCTGGCTCGACAGCCGCTTCACCTTCTCTTTCGCGGATTACTACGATCCCGCACACATGGGCTTCCGCTCGCTGCGGGTCATCAATGACGACCGCGTCGCCCCGGGCGGGGGCTTCCCGACCCACCCGCACCGGGACATGGAGATCTTCTCCTACATCCTGGAAGGCAGCCTCGCCCACCAGGACAGCATGGGAAATGCCCGCACGCTCACGCCCGGCCAAATCCAGCTCATGAGCGCCGGCAGCGGCGTCACCCACTCGGAGTTCAATCCCTCCGCCAGCGAAACCGCCCACCTGCTCCAGATCTGGATCCTGCCCCGCCAGCGCGGCCTGACACCCCGCTACACCGAGTGGACCCCCACGCCGGAGCAAGAAGCGGCATCCAAAGTGCTCGTCGTCTCGCCCGATGGCCGCGACAGTTCCGCCACCATCGCCCAGGATGCCGACATCTACCGCCTCAAGCTCCAGCCCGGCGAAACCGTCACCCACGCCCTCTCGCCCGGTCGCGGCCTGTGGCTCCACCTCATCCGCGGCGAAGCCGAGCTGAACGGCGCGGGAATTTTTCCCGGCGATGCCGCCTCCAGCGAGCGCGCCGCCGACTACACCGTCACTGCCGGCTCCGAACCGGTCGAAGCCCTGCTCTTCGACCTCGGAGCGTGA
- a CDS encoding LamG domain-containing protein — MFDEARLERLISAHFDRELTAEEKRELEAMLLSSSKARQLFLEHAEWHGLLREQALQAGGASLLDQVTPPEKNVLPFARRAWIAAGLAACVTLGWWLLRSGEPPETKGIAQVETAREEVALLDRAIDVEWDGPSFAPGSALPKGLLKIRKGTLQLDFYSGARVVLEGPASLELISPDLARLENGKLTAKVPPPAEGFTVLNANLRVVDRGTEFGMSVTGANDCEVHVFDGEVELQGDVPEATARELFEGHAVAIRQGKSEAIAANRGSFADPTRLLQAAARENEVQRENWRTASQAFRETPGLRVLFDFEDLDPAAMILRNRAAGAGENSNGTIIGCEMLPGRWDGKSALGFAKTSDRVRFLAEGTSPSLTLMAWVRVDSLPLDHNALLSMAPDKVGEVHWKLDQSGRLLLGLRAAPELAHSSWERLESPPVVTPRNFGHWIHLATVIDGERGVMGHFVNGAQVAAAELKRRVPVQLGMANLGNFDAASPASPVSRVVRNFNGRIDEFSLLTRALTAQEITSMIENGFID; from the coding sequence ATGTTCGACGAAGCCCGACTCGAGCGCCTGATCTCCGCCCACTTCGACCGCGAATTGACCGCGGAGGAGAAGCGCGAGCTGGAGGCGATGCTGCTGTCATCATCGAAGGCGCGGCAGCTTTTCCTGGAGCACGCCGAGTGGCACGGGCTGCTGCGCGAGCAGGCCTTGCAAGCGGGTGGAGCATCGCTGTTAGACCAAGTGACGCCGCCGGAAAAGAACGTGCTCCCGTTCGCCCGCCGCGCTTGGATCGCCGCAGGCTTGGCCGCCTGCGTGACCCTCGGCTGGTGGTTGTTGCGCTCCGGCGAGCCACCCGAGACCAAAGGAATCGCGCAAGTTGAAACGGCGCGCGAAGAGGTCGCCCTGCTCGACCGCGCCATCGATGTCGAGTGGGACGGCCCGTCCTTCGCACCCGGCTCGGCGCTGCCGAAGGGTCTGCTCAAGATCCGCAAGGGAACCCTGCAACTCGACTTCTACAGCGGTGCCCGCGTGGTGCTGGAGGGACCGGCATCCCTCGAATTGATTTCGCCCGATCTGGCCCGCCTCGAAAACGGCAAGCTCACCGCGAAGGTCCCGCCTCCAGCCGAGGGCTTCACCGTGTTGAATGCCAACCTCCGCGTCGTCGACCGTGGCACTGAGTTCGGCATGAGCGTGACCGGCGCGAACGATTGCGAGGTCCATGTCTTCGACGGTGAAGTGGAGCTCCAGGGTGACGTGCCCGAAGCCACCGCTCGCGAGCTTTTCGAAGGCCATGCCGTTGCGATCCGGCAAGGGAAGTCGGAAGCCATTGCCGCGAACCGCGGTTCCTTCGCCGATCCCACCAGACTGCTGCAAGCAGCCGCACGCGAGAATGAAGTGCAGCGGGAGAACTGGCGCACCGCTTCGCAAGCCTTCCGCGAGACACCGGGCTTACGCGTTCTCTTCGATTTCGAAGATCTCGATCCCGCCGCCATGATCCTGCGCAACCGCGCCGCAGGAGCAGGCGAAAACTCTAACGGCACCATCATCGGCTGCGAAATGCTGCCAGGACGCTGGGACGGGAAATCGGCGCTCGGTTTCGCCAAGACCAGCGACCGCGTCCGCTTCCTCGCGGAGGGCACCAGCCCCTCGCTGACCCTCATGGCCTGGGTCCGCGTCGACAGCTTGCCGCTCGACCACAATGCGCTGCTTTCGATGGCTCCCGACAAGGTCGGCGAAGTCCACTGGAAGCTCGACCAATCCGGCCGCCTGCTGCTCGGCCTGCGCGCCGCGCCCGAGCTCGCCCACAGCTCATGGGAACGCCTCGAAAGTCCGCCGGTGGTCACCCCGAGGAACTTTGGCCACTGGATTCATCTCGCCACGGTGATCGATGGAGAAAGGGGCGTGATGGGCCACTTCGTCAACGGCGCGCAGGTCGCCGCCGCCGAGTTGAAGCGCCGCGTGCCGGTGCAACTCGGCATGGCCAACCTCGGCAACTTCGATGCCGCCAGCCCCGCCTCCCCCGTCAGCCGGGTGGTTCGCAACTTCAACGGCCGCATCGATGAATTCTCACTCCTCACCCGCGCGCTGACCGCGCAGGAAATCACGTCGATGATCGAGAATGGGTTCATCGACTGA
- a CDS encoding L,D-transpeptidase family protein: MITSQLSRIATTTAGLTLVACGPVNIINKGSLDGAQKAEHVLYQWYDDRGPGEVKIRIVLSEQRAFYTRGGRDIGWSYVATGKEGHGTPGGTYRITEKIVDKYSNRYGWLEDEWGNVTNGDATPGTRVPEGERYVPAPMPYWMRLTSYGIGMHAGVIPKPGEAASHGCIRLPKELAPVLFDSIRVGTPVTIIH, translated from the coding sequence ATGATCACTTCGCAGCTGTCCCGCATCGCGACCACCACCGCCGGCCTCACCCTTGTGGCCTGCGGCCCCGTCAATATTATCAATAAAGGCTCGCTCGACGGAGCTCAAAAGGCCGAGCACGTCCTCTACCAGTGGTACGACGACAGGGGGCCTGGCGAGGTCAAGATCCGCATCGTCCTCTCCGAGCAGCGCGCCTTTTACACCCGCGGCGGCCGGGACATCGGCTGGTCCTACGTGGCCACGGGCAAGGAGGGCCACGGCACGCCCGGCGGCACCTACCGCATCACCGAAAAGATCGTGGACAAATACTCGAACCGCTACGGCTGGCTCGAAGACGAGTGGGGCAATGTCACCAATGGCGACGCGACTCCAGGCACCCGCGTGCCGGAGGGCGAGCGATACGTTCCCGCACCAATGCCCTACTGGATGCGGCTCACCAGCTACGGCATCGGCATGCACGCTGGCGTCATCCCGAAGCCCGGCGAAGCCGCCTCCCACGGCTGCATCCGCCTGCCCAAGGAACTTGCACCGGTTCTCTTCGACAGCATCAGGGTCGGCACGCCGGTCACCATCATTCACTGA
- a CDS encoding thrombospondin type 3 repeat-containing protein, which translates to MKNPMHGLLAGFLVITVPAHGAELAYESFDYSASVPLTTLAGGSGWWEAWFEDGAPVATGSDGLTYTDGFGNVLDVAGKCADTTGTATTRSLRDLSGGLLNDVWISFLWQLPTSNSKFEGVSFYRGLQQAFSISNPSTTTTSRILLTNNLFANTGSDTQKGLFGTTHFIVLRLTKGGGTGGADRIEAFIDPLFSGNPSSPDAVVNGTNFDFDRVRLAGSDGSPLLVDELRIGTSYADVSPHDAVPVADADGDGLSDAQEAVLGLDPNVSNAALVAAIQAHPDWFDLYNSAGILSLGNGGVVLAQTGNEPVNFVFEVQHSDNLNSWPVLETFNRQVVLPEGKNFLRVTLENR; encoded by the coding sequence ATGAAAAACCCAATGCATGGCCTGCTTGCAGGCTTCCTAGTTATCACGGTCCCCGCGCATGGCGCGGAGCTGGCCTACGAGTCCTTTGACTACAGTGCCTCCGTGCCTCTGACGACCCTTGCGGGCGGCAGTGGCTGGTGGGAGGCGTGGTTTGAGGATGGAGCGCCTGTTGCCACCGGCAGCGACGGCCTGACCTACACCGATGGCTTCGGCAACGTGCTCGATGTGGCCGGCAAATGCGCCGACACCACCGGCACCGCAACCACCCGCAGCCTGCGGGATCTCAGCGGCGGGCTGTTGAACGACGTGTGGATCTCATTCCTCTGGCAGCTCCCCACGTCCAACAGCAAGTTCGAGGGGGTTTCATTCTATCGCGGCCTGCAGCAGGCATTCTCGATCAGCAATCCGAGCACGACGACGACCTCGCGTATTTTACTGACAAACAACCTTTTCGCCAACACCGGCTCCGATACGCAGAAGGGATTGTTTGGCACGACCCACTTCATCGTGCTGAGGCTGACCAAAGGCGGCGGGACTGGTGGTGCCGACCGCATCGAGGCGTTCATCGATCCGTTGTTTTCCGGCAATCCGTCGTCGCCCGACGCGGTGGTCAATGGCACGAACTTCGACTTCGACCGGGTGCGTCTCGCCGGTTCGGACGGCAGTCCCTTGCTGGTGGACGAGTTGCGCATCGGCACTTCGTATGCGGACGTTTCCCCCCATGATGCGGTGCCAGTGGCAGACGCCGATGGGGATGGCTTGAGCGACGCGCAGGAGGCCGTGCTCGGGCTGGATCCGAACGTTTCCAACGCGGCGCTGGTTGCCGCGATCCAGGCGCATCCCGACTGGTTCGACCTTTATAATTCCGCCGGCATCCTGTCGCTGGGTAATGGCGGCGTGGTGCTGGCGCAGACGGGCAATGAGCCGGTGAACTTCGTCTTCGAGGTCCAGCACAGCGACAACCTGAACTCGTGGCCAGTGCTTGAAACCTTCAACCGCCAGGTGGTGCTTCCGGAAGGGAAGAACTTCCTGCGGGTCACCCTTGAAAACCGCTGA
- a CDS encoding YceI family protein gives MKIDILTLPAALFALSLVSCENPADKTSDAAVKDKVEKTTDTAAGTKYVFTPDSKIEFTGSKVTGKHDGAFKTFTGHFTVKDGKPVGNDHKVVIDMASTWSDAEKLTTHLKSPDFFDVEKFKESTFDVTEIKPGDSGSYTVAGNFTLHGVTKNISFPATVTQGTDTVTIKAEFDIKRKDFGIVYPGKAEDLIRDEVVIRLDLTAKPEA, from the coding sequence ATGAAAATCGACATCCTGACCCTTCCCGCCGCCCTCTTCGCCCTGAGCCTCGTCTCTTGCGAAAATCCGGCCGATAAGACCTCCGACGCCGCCGTGAAAGACAAGGTCGAGAAGACCACCGACACCGCCGCCGGCACGAAATACGTCTTCACGCCGGATTCGAAGATCGAATTCACCGGCTCCAAGGTCACCGGCAAGCACGACGGTGCCTTCAAGACCTTCACCGGTCACTTCACCGTGAAGGACGGCAAGCCTGTCGGCAACGACCACAAGGTCGTCATCGACATGGCGTCCACCTGGTCCGACGCCGAGAAGCTCACTACTCACCTCAAGTCCCCGGATTTCTTCGACGTGGAGAAGTTCAAGGAGAGCACCTTCGACGTGACCGAAATCAAGCCCGGTGACAGCGGCAGCTACACCGTGGCCGGAAACTTCACCCTCCATGGCGTGACCAAGAACATCAGCTTCCCGGCCACCGTCACCCAAGGCACGGATACCGTGACCATCAAGGCCGAGTTCGACATCAAGCGGAAGGACTTCGGCATCGTCTATCCCGGCAAGGCCGAGGACCTGATCCGCGACGAAGTGGTGATCCGCCTCGACCTCACCGCCAAGCCGGAGGCCTGA
- a CDS encoding FAD-dependent oxidoreductase — translation MNRFLFFAASLAIPAFAAPVPYDVVVYGGTSGGVIAAVQVAKSGRSVVLVSPTAHLGGLTTSGLGWTDLGESSILGGLSREFYHRVYQHYQPAGAWNWQSRPSFGNAGQGGPAFNDTTQIASVFEPKVAEAIFTAMLAEEEVPVITGRLDLDDGVVMSGGKIDRLKLEDGREFSGKMFIDASYEGDLLPGAGVTFTIGREANATHGETYNGIQAARATKNQLRDGIDPYVVPGNAASGLLPGVNADVGGVDGSSDARLQAYCFRMVLTDVAANRVAIAQPPGYNEADYELLFRSIEAGQTTDFFKFDLMPNRKTDSNNRGGISTDFIGKNYGPGWNWATLDHDERLALAKQHENWQRGLVWTLQNHSRVPASIRNAHAAWGLPADEFTDNGNWPWQLYVREARRMVSDYVMRQAHCSGEVVAPDSVGLAAYAMDSHHVQRHVKDGKVKNEGDVQMPVGNPYPVSYRSIVPKAGECPNLLVPWSISASHMAFGSIRMEPVFMILAQSAAIAADLALDGNLSVQQVPYAQLRPVLLAAGQALGEPTAGLPTSAVDNSDSALVTTTGAWISGNSSSGFVGSDYLHNDNAGQGSKQVAFAVPAGVTGTQRVFLRWTSHTNRASNVPVVIQHAGGSTTVMVDQKSNGGRWNLLGIFSGIQQVTVKTTGVNGYVIADAVGFSAVTAADDSDDDGMSDLREIELGLDAMASNAPFIEAVKYHPDYFGLHSENEIHDLRVARPGYGGSPAGFRFSLEGKTTVSTWDVFEDFEFVMPPTGPREFFRVALRTEPAGFVSALAAGLARKVVVYGTSLTANGAWVGQMTSWLTATYPGQLTVINSGLSGKNSAEGVAQLQAKVLAHDPDAVFIEFAMNDAFLYSDGTPQLSVEQARANLNTMIDSILAQNPPAEIILQTMNTVWNSPNGSNQSATLRPNLAAYYEMYRSVAAARGLMLIDHQPNWAALQQGDLAAFKAWVPDGVHPVAQGLGKVVLPLLKWKLTGGQ, via the coding sequence TTGAACCGATTTCTCTTCTTCGCCGCCTCGCTGGCGATTCCCGCGTTTGCCGCGCCTGTCCCTTATGACGTCGTGGTCTATGGCGGCACCTCCGGCGGAGTGATCGCCGCAGTGCAGGTGGCGAAGTCGGGTCGCTCGGTGGTGCTGGTTTCGCCGACCGCGCACCTCGGGGGGCTCACGACCAGCGGGCTGGGCTGGACGGATCTCGGCGAGAGTTCGATTCTTGGCGGGCTGAGCCGCGAGTTTTACCACCGCGTCTATCAGCACTATCAGCCGGCGGGGGCATGGAATTGGCAATCGCGTCCCAGTTTCGGCAATGCCGGCCAAGGTGGGCCAGCTTTCAATGACACCACGCAGATCGCTTCGGTCTTCGAGCCGAAGGTGGCGGAGGCGATCTTCACCGCGATGCTTGCCGAGGAAGAAGTGCCGGTGATCACGGGTAGATTGGACCTCGACGATGGCGTGGTGATGAGCGGCGGAAAGATCGACCGGTTGAAGCTGGAAGACGGCCGCGAGTTCTCCGGCAAGATGTTCATCGACGCCAGTTACGAAGGCGACCTGCTGCCGGGTGCGGGCGTGACCTTCACCATCGGCCGCGAGGCGAATGCGACGCACGGGGAAACCTACAATGGCATCCAGGCGGCGCGGGCTACCAAGAACCAGCTTCGCGACGGCATCGATCCCTATGTGGTGCCGGGAAATGCGGCGAGCGGGCTGCTGCCCGGCGTGAATGCCGATGTGGGCGGCGTGGACGGAAGCAGCGATGCGCGCTTGCAGGCCTATTGCTTCCGCATGGTACTCACGGATGTGGCTGCGAACCGGGTGGCGATTGCCCAGCCGCCGGGATACAACGAGGCGGACTATGAGCTGCTCTTCCGCTCGATCGAGGCGGGGCAGACGACGGACTTCTTCAAGTTCGACCTGATGCCGAATCGCAAGACCGACTCGAACAACCGGGGTGGTATCTCCACCGACTTCATCGGAAAGAACTATGGACCCGGCTGGAATTGGGCGACGCTCGATCACGACGAACGCCTCGCACTCGCGAAGCAGCACGAGAACTGGCAGCGCGGGCTCGTCTGGACGCTGCAGAATCACTCGCGGGTTCCGGCTTCGATCCGCAATGCCCATGCCGCCTGGGGACTGCCCGCCGATGAGTTCACCGACAATGGCAACTGGCCGTGGCAGCTCTATGTCCGCGAGGCGCGACGCATGGTCTCCGACTACGTGATGAGGCAGGCCCACTGCAGTGGGGAAGTGGTCGCGCCAGATTCCGTCGGTCTGGCCGCCTACGCGATGGATTCGCATCACGTGCAGCGCCACGTGAAGGACGGCAAGGTGAAGAACGAGGGCGACGTGCAGATGCCGGTGGGAAATCCCTATCCGGTGTCCTATCGCTCGATCGTGCCGAAGGCCGGCGAGTGCCCGAACCTGCTGGTTCCCTGGAGTATTTCCGCGAGTCACATGGCCTTCGGGTCGATCCGCATGGAGCCGGTCTTCATGATCCTGGCGCAGTCCGCGGCGATCGCTGCCGATCTCGCGCTCGATGGCAATCTCTCCGTGCAGCAGGTGCCGTATGCGCAGCTCCGCCCGGTCTTGCTGGCTGCCGGTCAGGCGCTTGGCGAGCCGACCGCGGGCTTGCCCACGTCGGCGGTCGATAACTCCGATAGCGCGCTGGTCACCACTACCGGTGCGTGGATCTCGGGAAATTCTTCCTCTGGTTTCGTGGGAAGCGATTACCTGCACAATGACAACGCCGGCCAAGGCTCCAAGCAGGTCGCCTTTGCGGTGCCGGCCGGTGTCACCGGCACGCAGCGGGTCTTCCTGCGCTGGACCTCGCACACCAACCGTGCTTCGAACGTTCCCGTGGTGATCCAACATGCCGGAGGAAGTACGACGGTCATGGTAGATCAGAAGTCAAACGGCGGGAGATGGAACTTGCTGGGCATCTTCAGCGGTATCCAGCAGGTGACCGTGAAGACCACCGGGGTGAACGGCTACGTCATCGCCGATGCGGTTGGATTTTCTGCCGTGACGGCAGCCGACGACAGCGATGACGATGGCATGAGCGACCTGCGCGAGATCGAGCTGGGGCTGGATGCCATGGCGTCGAACGCGCCCTTCATCGAGGCGGTGAAGTATCATCCGGATTACTTCGGCCTTCACTCCGAGAATGAGATCCACGACCTGCGCGTGGCGCGGCCGGGCTATGGCGGGAGCCCGGCCGGTTTTCGATTTTCGCTCGAAGGAAAGACCACGGTGTCAACCTGGGACGTCTTCGAGGACTTTGAATTCGTGATGCCTCCCACCGGGCCGCGGGAGTTTTTTCGCGTGGCCTTGCGGACGGAGCCGGCCGGGTTCGTTTCGGCGCTCGCCGCCGGGCTTGCGCGAAAGGTGGTGGTGTATGGCACCAGCCTCACCGCGAATGGCGCGTGGGTCGGCCAGATGACATCGTGGCTGACGGCGACCTACCCGGGCCAGCTCACCGTGATCAACAGCGGCCTGAGCGGAAAGAACTCCGCGGAAGGAGTCGCGCAGCTCCAGGCCAAGGTCCTCGCTCACGATCCCGATGCGGTCTTCATCGAGTTCGCGATGAACGATGCGTTTCTCTACAGCGACGGCACGCCGCAACTGAGCGTCGAGCAGGCGCGGGCGAACCTGAACACGATGATCGATTCGATCCTCGCGCAGAACCCGCCAGCCGAGATCATCCTGCAGACGATGAATACGGTCTGGAACTCGCCCAACGGCAGCAACCAGTCCGCCACGCTGCGCCCGAACCTAGCCGCCTACTACGAGATGTATCGTAGCGTCGCCGCCGCGCGCGGTCTAATGCTCATCGATCATCAGCCGAACTGGGCGGCACTGCAGCAGGGCGACCTTGCCGCCTTCAAAGCCTGGGTGCCGGACGGTGTTCATCCGGTGGCCCAAGGTCTCGGCAAGGTCGTCCTGCCGCTGCTGAAGTGGAAGCTGACGGGTGGTCAGTGA
- a CDS encoding phosphoenolpyruvate carboxylase, translating into MTEPQPTREQLRLEGFELIDDTLAFLIGCLGDALKSLGEEALLPYLPWSGTVPDQHPPEGTQQLYSIGFQLLNMVEERVAAAIRREREKVIGPDSIRGLWPRALRDMTALGLGPKEILEVLADVDVQPVLTAHPTEAKRASVRERHRALYEELVRNEYPKYTDRERHRIRERIVTALETLWRTGEIHLVRPDIFRELRDAIHYLRDLFPSALNRLDLHFTEAWRGAGFPLEMLRAAGNIPRLSFGSWIGGDRDGHPLVTPEVTTKALEMMRRAAFQLLKREVDQTAGQLTLSRQLNEIPDSLERRIDEMTFALGEEEIANDLHDRHHEEPWRHLCGLIAARLQRQVHGKEGYKTPNELDADLELLANGIRGAGCALIDEQIIRPLRQKLDIFGFHLALLDVRQNSEFHDKAISLLLATAGIPEGDSYATWPEEKRLAFLQEELKSPRPFLHDTARIGGEADLVLDTYRVLVKHRAEWGDAGLGALIVSMTRQLSDLLGVFLLAREAGLMEHDAEGSWCALEVVPLFETMDDLDRSPGILGPFLDHPITQRTNAERAGTGKPSQQVMLGYSDSNKDCGILAAQWALHRGQEALTKTGNDHGVKLCFFHGRGGTISRGAGPTHWFMAALPHGAMSGEFRMTEQGETIAQKYANLANATYNLELLLAGAAITTATHRHTEPKADPAEPFLPFLAEKSQQAYQSLLRTEGFIEFYRQATPIDALENSRIGSRPARRTGKKGHSIADLRAIPWVFSWTQARFYLPGWFGVGSALEALQTTTPGEFQALKDALRHSTFLGYVFTNVETNLASANLDLMHEYAALVEDAALRKKFMDLIVAEFHRTRNLLESLYDGHLDARRPRMAKTLAIREAPLKTLHRQQIAILREWRGLVADEKEAEAEAMFPKMLLSINAIASGLRTTG; encoded by the coding sequence ATGACCGAACCCCAGCCGACCCGCGAACAGCTCCGCCTTGAAGGCTTCGAACTAATCGATGACACCCTCGCCTTCCTGATCGGCTGCCTGGGGGATGCCTTGAAGAGCCTGGGCGAGGAGGCCCTGCTCCCCTACCTGCCCTGGTCCGGCACCGTGCCCGACCAACACCCGCCGGAGGGCACCCAGCAGCTCTACTCGATCGGTTTCCAGCTCCTGAACATGGTCGAGGAACGCGTCGCCGCGGCGATCCGCCGCGAGCGCGAAAAAGTAATCGGCCCCGACTCGATCCGCGGACTCTGGCCGCGCGCCCTCCGCGACATGACGGCACTCGGCCTGGGGCCAAAGGAAATCCTCGAAGTGCTGGCTGACGTGGACGTCCAGCCCGTCCTGACCGCCCACCCGACCGAGGCGAAGCGCGCCTCGGTCCGCGAGCGCCACCGCGCGCTCTACGAGGAACTCGTCCGCAACGAGTACCCGAAATACACCGACCGCGAGCGCCACCGCATCCGCGAGCGCATCGTGACCGCCTTGGAAACGCTGTGGCGCACCGGCGAAATCCACCTCGTCCGGCCGGACATTTTCCGCGAGCTGCGGGACGCCATCCACTACTTGCGCGACCTGTTCCCGTCCGCGCTCAACCGCCTCGACCTCCACTTCACCGAGGCATGGCGCGGTGCCGGCTTCCCGCTGGAAATGCTCCGCGCCGCCGGGAATATCCCGCGGCTGTCCTTCGGCTCATGGATCGGCGGCGACCGCGACGGCCACCCGCTGGTCACACCGGAAGTCACCACGAAGGCGCTGGAGATGATGCGCCGCGCGGCCTTCCAGCTCCTCAAGCGGGAGGTCGATCAAACCGCCGGCCAGCTTACCCTCTCCCGCCAGCTCAATGAGATCCCGGATTCCTTGGAACGCCGGATCGACGAGATGACCTTCGCTCTCGGCGAGGAGGAAATCGCCAATGACCTCCACGACCGCCATCACGAGGAGCCATGGCGCCACCTCTGCGGCTTGATCGCCGCGAGATTGCAACGACAGGTCCATGGCAAGGAGGGCTACAAGACGCCGAACGAACTCGATGCCGACCTCGAGCTGTTAGCCAATGGCATCCGCGGTGCCGGCTGCGCTCTGATCGACGAACAGATCATCCGCCCGCTGCGGCAGAAGCTGGACATCTTCGGCTTCCACCTCGCATTGCTGGACGTCCGGCAGAACTCAGAATTCCACGACAAGGCGATCTCCCTGCTGCTTGCCACCGCCGGCATTCCGGAAGGCGACAGCTATGCGACCTGGCCGGAGGAAAAGCGCCTGGCTTTCCTCCAGGAAGAACTCAAATCGCCGCGCCCCTTCCTGCACGATACCGCACGCATCGGCGGCGAGGCGGACCTCGTGCTCGATACCTACCGTGTGCTGGTGAAGCATCGCGCCGAGTGGGGCGATGCCGGCCTCGGCGCGCTGATCGTCTCGATGACCCGCCAGCTTTCCGACCTGCTCGGCGTGTTCCTGCTCGCCCGCGAGGCCGGCCTGATGGAGCACGATGCCGAGGGCTCGTGGTGCGCGCTCGAAGTGGTGCCCCTGTTCGAGACCATGGACGATCTCGACCGCTCGCCCGGCATCCTCGGCCCCTTCCTCGATCACCCGATCACGCAACGCACCAATGCCGAGCGCGCCGGCACCGGCAAGCCCAGCCAGCAGGTGATGCTTGGCTATTCCGACTCTAACAAGGACTGCGGCATCCTCGCCGCCCAATGGGCACTCCACCGCGGGCAGGAAGCTCTGACCAAGACCGGCAATGACCACGGCGTGAAGCTGTGCTTCTTCCACGGCCGCGGCGGCACCATTTCCCGCGGTGCGGGACCGACCCATTGGTTCATGGCCGCCCTGCCCCACGGCGCGATGAGCGGCGAGTTCCGCATGACCGAGCAGGGCGAAACGATCGCCCAGAAATACGCGAACCTCGCAAACGCCACCTACAATCTGGAGCTGTTGCTCGCCGGTGCCGCGATCACCACCGCGACCCACCGTCACACCGAGCCCAAGGCGGATCCCGCAGAACCCTTCCTTCCCTTCCTCGCGGAGAAGAGCCAGCAAGCTTACCAGTCGCTCCTCCGCACCGAGGGCTTCATCGAGTTCTATCGTCAGGCCACGCCCATCGATGCGTTGGAAAATTCGCGCATCGGCTCCCGCCCCGCGCGGCGCACCGGCAAGAAAGGCCACTCCATCGCCGACCTGCGTGCCATCCCATGGGTCTTCTCATGGACCCAGGCGCGCTTCTACCTGCCCGGCTGGTTCGGTGTCGGCTCCGCGCTGGAAGCCCTGCAAACCACCACACCCGGAGAGTTCCAGGCGCTCAAGGACGCCCTCCGGCACTCCACCTTCCTCGGCTACGTCTTTACCAACGTGGAAACCAACCTCGCCTCCGCCAATCTCGACCTCATGCATGAGTATGCCGCGCTGGTCGAGGACGCCGCGCTGCGCAAGAAGTTCATGGACCTCATCGTCGCGGAGTTCCACCGCACGCGGAATTTATTAGAGAGCCTCTACGACGGCCACCTCGATGCCCGCCGCCCCCGCATGGCCAAGACCCTGGCAATCCGCGAGGCCCCGCTGAAGACCCTCCACCGCCAGCAAATCGCCATCCTCCGCGAATGGCGCGGCCTCGTCGCAGACGAAAAGGAAGCCGAGGCCGAAGCCATGTTCCCGAAGATGCTCCTCTCCATCAACGCGATCGCCTCCGGGTTGCGCACAACCGGTTGA